A window of the Dermatophagoides farinae isolate YC_2012a chromosome 2, ASM2471394v1, whole genome shotgun sequence genome harbors these coding sequences:
- the LOC124499338 gene encoding uncharacterized protein LOC124499338, translated as MSKKKNNISRSIKVSMDQLMSWIENEGIKDEFIIPAYGKLIDKLNDFVHSYGSFSMDFDVFQIIQNKIESIADSSEISSDLRILVTEKFNISKQITPKFLSIKKRRKFDQRSSITKAYNQIRSKQKSLTFCCGKLFKTHTNMHRHIVKTHPDVIIDGNNPQEESTNTSQIQGTSLEYSMFSDIEHSSSSDDVSVKVEIETDPEFCDVLVKADTETDSELNDVLMVSDNEIAQDRMMLKRLITKQSSNQMIFRWWTILKRP; from the coding sequence AtgtcaaaaaagaaaaataatatttcCCGTTCGATAAAAGTTTCTATGGATCAATTAATGAGctggattgaaaatgaagGAATCAAGgatgaattcatcattccaGCTTATGGAAAGTTGATTGATAAACTCAATGATTTTGTCCATTCATATGGATCTTTTAGCATGGACTTTGATGTGTTTCAAATTATacagaataaaattgaaagcATAGCTGATTCATCCGAAATTTCATCAGATCTTCGGATATTAGTGAcggaaaaattcaatatttccAAGCAAATAACACCGAAATTcttatcaataaaaaaacgaagaaaattCGATCAACGAAGTTCAATCACCAAAGCATATAATCAAATACGATCAAAACAAAAGTCTCTGACATTCTGTTGTGGAAAGTTATTTAAAACACATACCAACATGCATCGACACATTGTTAAAACTCATCCAGATGTGATTATCGATGGAAACAATCCCCAAGAGGAGTCGACTAATACATCTCAAATACAAGGAACTTCTCTTGAATACTCCATGTTTAGTGATATTGAACATTCCTCTTCCTCAGATGATGTTTCGGTGAAAGTTGAGATCGAAACAGACCCGGAATTTTGTGATGTTTTGGTGAAAGCTGATACCGAAACAGACTCggaattgaatgatgttcTGATGGTGAGTGATAACGAAATCGCCCAGGATCGAATGATGTTAAAGAGGCTGATAACGAAACAATCATCTAATCAAATGATATTCCGATGGTGGACAATATTGAAACGGCCTTAA
- the LOC124499337 gene encoding uncharacterized protein LOC124499337 has translation MNSIWKITLTATVISILISLSIVAIYYTRVDSQIDSNCFTAAILDHRPFYGKNVNENIDQNFRIFINATILAKERDVDLIVFAESGLMTGIHDRKMALEYSIQIPNELTHLCENVEQIYDSSVSVLKRLSCLAMKYEIFLVAQLLDKQPCTRNITTECRDNYYIYNTAVLFDRVGQLVAKYHKMQPYGEMFLDPAQHDELIYIDTSLGRFGFQICFDVIYKKPGHILATEYDVDTIIFPTHWMDEAPFLSASQFQMAWAFGNNVSLLASNIHHPFQAGSLGSGIYNGGPERTFLNAHFTEDDAERLVIGRLPIHPRSTTRAKCNKYKDEIIEIPVAGREIITNGTYKYKQMNNTNVMMKALNIGQEEIELEHQGVKCHLKFEGNLSQSNQNIFSEKIKRLQRDRSFSSPDFELYNYLKDEIAFRVADRIFDIKRRFSFIVDLGTYKGLLGSHLTRETVDCILHCSSSYKSLELIKNRNDIEIQKLFINEEDFILQENSVDMIISSLDLHWINDLPRLFSNVFHSLKQDGIFIGSMFGGQTLFELRCSLQMAEIEREGGFGLHISPLITAQDIGSLLNRSGYTMLTIDTDEIVVHYPTMFELMYDLKGMAENNAAILAKTHLNRDSLLAAASIYQHLYGISSEKHKTFKPDDDINSCIPATFQIFYFIGWKPHPSQPKPAKRGSATVSIKDIPNLDKLFKNKEIFDKN, from the exons atgaattctaTTTGGAAAATAACATTAACCGCTACTGTGATATCAATTCTTATTTCATTATCGATAGTAGCGATATATTATACACGTGTTGATTCacaaatcgattcaaattgtttCACAGCTGCCATTTTGGATCATCGTCCATTTTACGGGAAAAATGTCAAcgaaaatattgatcaaaattttcgaatttttatcaatgcTACTATATTGGCCAAAGAACGc GATgtcgatttgattgtttttgctGAATCTGGCTTAATGACTGGAATTCATGATCGAAAAATGGCTCTAGAATATTCTATTCAGATTCCAAACGAATTGACTCATTTATGTGAAAATGTTGAACAAATTTATGATTCATCCGTTTCTGTTCTAAAACGATTAAGTTGTCTTGCTATGAAGtacgaaatttttcttgtagCCCAACTACTCGATAAGCAACCGTGTACTAGAAATATAACAACAGAATGTCGTGATAATTATTACATCTATAATACAGCCGTTTTGTTTGATCGTGTTGGCCAGTTGGTAGCTAAATATCATAAAATGCAACCATATGGAGAAATGTTTTTGGATCCTGCACAACATGATGAATTGATCTACATAGATACTTCGTTAGGACGATTTGGATTTCAAATATGTTTCGATGTTATCTATAAAAAACCGGGACACATTTTGGCCACTGAATATGATGTAGATACGATTATATTTCCAACACATTGGATGGATGAAGCACCATTTCTTTCAGCATCACAATTCCAAATGGCTTGGGCATTTGGCAATAATGTTAGCCTATTGGCatcaaatattcatcatcctTTCCAA gCCGGTTCACTTGGAAGTGGAATCTATAATGGTGGACCTGAACGAACATTTCTCAATGCTCATTTTACTGAAGATGATGCTGAACGTTTGGTAATTGGTAGATTACCAATTCATCCACGTAGTACAACAAGAGCTAAATGTAATAAATATAAAGATGAGATTATAGAAATACCTGTTGCAGGCCGTGAAATTATAACAAATGGAACCTATAAATACAAACAGATGAATAATACTAATGTCATGATGAAAGCTCTGAATATAGGACAAGAAGAAATCGAATTAGAACATCAAGGGGTAAAATGTCATTTGAAGTTCGAAGGAAATTTAagtcaatcaaatcaa AATATATttagtgaaaaaattaaacgatTACAACGTGATCGATCATTTTCCAGTCCAGATTTTGAACTTTATAATTATTTGAAAGATGAGATAGCTTTTCGAGTTGCCGACAGGATATTTGATATCAAAAG GCGATTCTCATTCATTGTCGATCTTGGCACTTACAAAGGTCTTCTTGGTTCACATCTGACCAGG GAAACTGTTGATTGTATTTTACATTGCTCTTCGTCTTACAAATCATTG gaattaatcaaaaatcgaaatgataTTGAGatacaaaaattattcatcaacgAAGAAGATTTTATACTACAGGAAAACAGTGTGGATATGATCATCTCTAGTCTAGATCTTCATTGGATAAATGATTTGCCAAGACTTTTTTCAAACGTCTTTCATTCGCTTAAACAAGATGGTATATTCATAGGATCAATGTTTGGTGGACAAACATTATTTGAACTTAGATGTTCATTGCAAATGGCTGAAATCGAACGAGAAGGTGGTTTCGGATTGCACATATCACCGCTAATCACCGCACAAGATATCGGCTCGTTATTGAATAGATCGGGATATACGATGTTAACAATTGATACTGATGAGATAGTTGTACATTACCCAACCATGTTCGAATTAATGTACGATTTGAAAGGAATGGCAGAAAATAATGCTGCCATTCTAGCAAAGACACATTTGAATAGAGATTCGTTGTTGGCCGCAGCTTCCATATATCAACATCTTTATGGAATATCAAGtgaaaaacataaaacattcaaaccagatgatgatataaattCATGTATACCAGCCACTTTTCAAATATTCTATTTCATCGGATGGAAGCCACATCCTTCACAGCCAAAACCGGCCAAACGTGGCAGTGCAACAGTTTCAATTAAAGATATACCTAATTTAGataaattgttcaaaaacaaagaaatttttgataaaaattaa
- the LOC124499334 gene encoding uncharacterized protein LOC124499334: protein MLGLFLLLIVSPINSLLAQSNDECTSFQKSALNNILLIGLINNEQLLLITVNSKLYLISYNEDPKSGDVNVNLKSNSPTILDNYYPQLVNDVRFKRALAQNSIQHTFIFFWRTRLRMVFIGDDTIEYYPEWSEVHNNRFRLPSIETIPLSSYDKEGKILYMLNVKSTELKIQAIYLDSFPCDIFDMENILSNPQYRYICYSGDKNFMYIETSVEKRCSSPVKLLVRIGFISKINVYLITERYVYFFSRQALINTGKNYHFYKILTTSFFQCQEKEQSTIEEVNDDEPVYEDHWKPQMNNKHKKTEDNKSSEFNLNYLWIILVVVAFLFLIVIFYLHLSIRKRKRSPKRNYGQRASSSIVSNISSSRVLSQQSMGSRQSSSIMSRFLTSRGGGSRRSPSTSRASTLRNGWGWRTTQRAATISPTSSQQPSTFRTRRMSIRN from the exons ATGTTAGGCTTATTCTTGTTACTAATAGTTTCGCctataaattcattattagctcaatcgaatgatgaatgtacAAGTTTTCAGAAATCAGCATTAAATAATATACTTTTGATtggattgatcaataatgaacaattattattgataacaGTTAATTCTAAATTATATCTAATTTCCTACAATGAAGATCCAAAATCTGGTGATGTTAATGTCAATcttaaatcaaattcaccAACAATTCTGgataattattatccacAGTTAGTAAACGATGTTCGATTCAAACGAGCATTGGCACAGAATTCAATACAacatacattcatttttttctggcgtACACGTTTACGTATGGTATTCATTGGTGATGACACGATTGAATATTATCCCGAATGGTCCGAAGTACATAACAATAGATTTCGTTTGCcatcaattgaaacaatacCATTATCAAGCTATGATAAAGAaggaaaaattctttacatGCTTAATGTAAAATCAACCGAATTAAAAATACAAGCCATTTATCTCGATTCATTTCCATGCGATATATTTGAtatggaaaatattttatccAATCCACAATATCGTTATATTTGTTATAGtggtgataaaaattttatgtaCATTGAAACATCCGTAGAAAAACGATGTTCATCACCAGTTAAACTATTGGTTCGAATAGGTTTTATTTCTAAAATAAATGTCTATCTCATCACAGAAAGATATGTATATTTCTTTTCACGACAAGCCCTAATAAATACAggtaaaaattatcatttctaCAAGATATTGACCACATCgttttttcaatgtcaagAAAAAG aaCAATCAACTATCGAAGAGGTGAACGATGATGAGCCCGTTTACGAGGATCATTGGAAAccacaaatgaataataaacataaaaaaactGAAGACAATAAATCCagtgaattcaatttgaattatttatgGATTATTTTGGTTGTAGttgcttttctttttctaatCGTTATTTTCTACCTACATCTTTCAATTCGTAAACGAAAAAGATCTCCAAAGAGAAATTATGGACAAAGAGCATCAAGCTCAATAGTATCGAATATCTCATCATCTAGAGTATTATCTCAACAAAGTATGGGATcacgacaatcatcatcaataatgagTAGATTTTTAACAAGTAGAGGTGGAGGCTCAAGAAGATCACCATCAACTTCAAGAGCATCTACGCTGAGAAATGGATGGGGATGGCGAACTACACAAAGAGCAGCAACGAtatcaccaacatcatcacaacaaccGAGTACTTTCAGAACAAGAAGAATGTCGAttagaaattaa
- the LOC124499339 gene encoding uncharacterized protein LOC124499339 — protein MNIGFKINLNLIIILIWTILCLMFMVQAKSSPSSIVIECDDYKNLEEHMLKISGNINDKRYPYPSKDEEFSTFCRNIKTGAKFTKDYTQQCLQQNPSGKSILTIIAYSITQSAKKYCARRNPKIRKEMIQIAKCTNPNRKLLTECFQTYLDRMNLTFKVEPDKNKFPYLCCVTDVLSTCMTEKLRNGNPVCSEEAIDNFQKFFGGAMKNAMNFACENFEDQQDRCQNMIEKQVKLNGGLPHVQWRTPFTILIEFFKTL, from the exons atgaacatcggctttaaaatcaatttgaatcttatcatcatcttaataTGGACGATACTTTGTCTAATGTTTATGGTACAAGCTAAATCATCTCCATCTTCAATTGTAATAGAatgtgatgattataaaaatttaGAAGAACATATGCTTAAAATTTCGGGAAATATAAATGACAAACGTTATCCATATCCGTCCAAAGATGAAGAGTTTTCAACCTTTTGCAG AAATATTAAAACTGGTGCAAAATTTACCAAAGATTACACACAACAATGTCTACAACAAAATCCATCAGGTAAATCAATCTTGACGATTATAGCCTATTCGATCACACAGTcggcaaaaaaatattgtgcACGTCGTAACCCGAAAATCCGCAaagaaatgattcaaattgcAAAATGTACCAATCCCAATCGTAAGCTTTTAACTGAATGTTTCCAAACCTATTTGgatcgaatgaatttgacTTTTAAAGTTGAAcctgataaaaataaatttccatATCTATGTTG TGTAACCGATGTATTATCTACTTGTATGACTGAAAAATTAAGAAATGGTAATCCGGTTTGTTCGGAAGAAGCGATCGATaatttccaaaaattttttggtgGCGCAATGAAAAATGCAATGAATTTCGCTTGTGAGAATTTCGAAGATCAACAAGACCGTTGCCAAAATATGATAGAAAAACAAGTGAAATTAAATGGAGGTTTGCCGCATGTTCAATGGCGAACACCATTTACTATTCttatagaatttttcaaaacattgTAA
- the Adss gene encoding adenylosuccinate synthetase, which produces MATIDLNKQNGGPHHNHNQNNCHHSYHSINKTQNDNSKRNRLANGNDSGVEQQNSSAIQPLRIDYSKCSKVTVVLGSQWGDEGKGKIVDLIASEMDVICRCQGGNNAGHTVVADGVEYDFHLLPSGIINANITSVLGNGVVIHLGQLLDEIHKNEGKGLINWQQRLIISDRAHLVFDFHQEVDGLIEKAKGTKSLGTTKKGIGPTYSTKASRIGIRMADLMGDFDKFSEKFRSLVKFYQIQFPDLKANVDEQLERIKEMREHIRTCVIDTIPFISRSIHEKRNILVEGANANMLDIDFGTYPYVTSSNCTVGGACTGLGIPPRFIGDVYGVAKAYCTRVGDGPFPTELTNEIGDYLQQVGKEIGVTTKRKRRCGWLDIVLLRYADMINGFSAIALTKLDILDGLSEIKIGISYMIDGSEIESPPSNIVDMEKVTVNYVTLPGWKCSISQCRRFDDLPEKAQNYVRKVESLLGKPIKWIGVGASRNSIIQLF; this is translated from the exons ATGGCAACGATCgatttgaacaaacaaaatggtgGTCCTCATCATAATCACAACCAGAATAATTGccatcattcatatcattCTATTAATAAAACTCAAAACGACAATTCTAAACGAAATCGGCTAGCAAATGGCAACGATTCCGGTGTTGAACAGCAAAATTCTTCTGCTATCCAGCCATTAAGAATCGATTATAGCAAATGTTCGAAGGTTACTGTCGTTCTTGGTTCACAATGGGGTGATGAAGGAAAAGGAAAGATTGTCGATTTGATCGCTTCTGAGATGGATGTCATTTGTCGATGTCAAGGTGGAAATAATGCAGGTCATACTGTGGTTGCTGATGGTGTTGAATATGATTTCCATTTATTACCCAGTGGTATCATTAATGCAAATATTACATCCGTTCTTGGTAATGGCGTGGTCATCCATCTAGGCCAATTATTAGACGAGATTCACAAAAACGAAGGAAAAGGTCTCATAAATTGGCAACAACGTCTGATCATTTCTGATCGTGCTCATTTGG tGTTTGATTTCCACCAAGAAGTCGATGGTTTAATCGAAAAAGCTAAAGGAACGAAAAGTCTTGGCACGACAAAAAAAGGCATTGGGCCAACATATTCAACAAAAGCATCACGTATTGGCATTCGTATGGCCGATCTGATGGgtgattttgataaattttcagAAAAATTTCGTTCTTTAGTCAAATTTTATCAGATTCAATTCCCTGACTTGAAAGCAAATGTTGACGAACAATTGGAACGCATAAAAGAAATGAGAGAACATATTCGCACTTGTGTCATTGACACAATACCATTCATATCAAGATCGATTcatgaaaaacgaaacattTTAGTCGAAGGTGCCAATGCAAACATGCTGGACATTGATTTTGGAACATATCCTTATGTAACATCTTCGAATTGTACGGTTGGTGGTGCTTGTACCGGATTAGGCATACCTCCAAGATTCATCGGTGATGTTTATGGCGTTGCTAAAGCATATTGTACTCGAGTAGGTGATGGACCATTTCCAACTGAATTGACAAATGAAATTGGCGATTATCTTCAACAAGTTGGTAAAGAAATTGGTGTAACCACCAAAAGAAAACGTAGATGTGGATGGCTTGATATTGTTTTGCTTCGTTATGCCGATATGATCAATGGATTTTCAGC TATTGCATTGACTAAATTGGACATATTGGATGGATTATCTGAGATAAAAATTGGCATCAGCTATATGATTGATGGCAGTGAAATTGAATCGCCACCGTCAAACATTGTCGATATGGAAAAAGTAACCGTCAATTATGTTACATTACCCGGTTGGAAATGTTCGATTAGCCAATGTCGacgatttgatgatttgccCGAAAAAGCTCAAAATTATGTCCGAAAAGTAGAGTCATTGTTAGGAAAGCCAA taAAATGGATCGGTGTTGGCGCATCACGTAATTCAATTAtacaattattttga